The following are encoded in a window of uncultured Sphaerochaeta sp. genomic DNA:
- a CDS encoding glycosyltransferase, with protein sequence MSEARAIPVVIRSHNDLHYLKDTLAMVFKQSLAVTVHVFDNDSSDGTQDYLASQNVTVHRVPAGTYIPGDVLNRAMQAVDPSQPFVVFLNSDCTPLDEHWLECLLAGFSENVAAVFGRQVPRPDCKPLFAKDTEDTFGDGERQKTWKHCFSMASSAIRRSVWESMPFRTDITYSEDIDWTWRARQEGWIISYAKDSQVYHSHNYTPSQFYKRHQGEGRAEAHIFTWKAWERSFLRYSLLPFLRQIKSDYVYAIRKGHPSLLVRSPILRFSQLRGRRKGFLQGLKEIIHEQ encoded by the coding sequence ATGTCTGAAGCAAGAGCAATCCCGGTAGTCATTAGAAGCCACAATGACCTGCACTACTTAAAAGATACACTTGCAATGGTTTTTAAGCAAAGTCTTGCTGTTACGGTGCATGTCTTTGACAACGACTCGAGTGATGGCACGCAGGATTATCTAGCCTCACAAAATGTAACGGTTCATCGTGTACCTGCCGGAACGTATATCCCGGGGGATGTGCTTAACCGCGCCATGCAAGCAGTGGATCCATCACAACCCTTTGTAGTATTCCTCAACTCCGATTGCACCCCTCTTGATGAACACTGGTTGGAATGTCTACTCGCAGGCTTCAGTGAAAATGTAGCTGCCGTATTCGGCAGACAGGTGCCAAGACCTGACTGCAAACCTCTGTTTGCCAAGGATACCGAGGATACGTTTGGAGATGGGGAAAGACAAAAAACTTGGAAACACTGTTTTTCTATGGCCAGTTCCGCAATCCGGCGATCAGTGTGGGAGAGCATGCCATTCAGGACAGATATCACCTACTCTGAGGACATCGACTGGACATGGCGGGCAAGACAGGAAGGATGGATCATTTCCTATGCGAAGGACTCCCAAGTCTACCACTCGCATAACTATACCCCATCACAGTTCTATAAACGTCACCAGGGAGAAGGGAGAGCAGAGGCCCATATCTTCACATGGAAGGCGTGGGAGAGATCCTTCCTACGCTACTCTCTGCTACCATTTCTCCGTCAGATCAAGAGCGACTATGTCTATGCAATACGGAAAGGGCATCCCTCTCTTTTGGTCCGCTCGCCGATACTACGGTTCTCACAACTGCGAGGTCGTAGGAAGGGGTTCCTACAAGGACTTAAGGAAATAATTCATGAGCAATAA
- a CDS encoding alkaline phosphatase family protein codes for MKKKSVSICVFIDAFGWDLMKTHPFLDDVLTHKQPLDTIFGYSSTCDPTILTGLLPRDHGHFSFFAYDPEHSPFRRCLFIQLMRLVPKSLSSRGRVRNIASRILRRRLGYTGYFNIYNMPFKLLPSFDYTEKKDLYQRGGINSGSDTIMDYARDNRLDFFLSDWKASETENLTALTQSLTDPKRNVQFAYLYMASMDAILHQWGTQAKPVEEKIKWYEEQLRTLLATAHEQYEEVRVHLFSDHGMTDIESTCDLMPYIENTGLVFGKDYAAVYDSTMARFWYLKPHAEEIIREALKSLDCGAFLSQETMNRYGIDFPDNRYGDDFYLLNPGVLLVPSHMGERPLKGMHGYAIEHHASVASYASNVQVEQKPKRLDGLYAIMKGEIDRCLKQEQSR; via the coding sequence TTGAAAAAGAAATCAGTCAGCATCTGTGTCTTTATCGATGCTTTCGGGTGGGATCTGATGAAAACACATCCTTTCCTGGATGATGTACTGACCCATAAGCAACCACTAGACACCATTTTCGGATATAGCTCAACCTGTGACCCTACCATTCTCACAGGGCTATTACCACGTGACCATGGCCACTTTTCCTTTTTCGCCTATGACCCAGAACACTCTCCATTCAGACGATGTCTGTTCATTCAACTGATGCGCCTGGTCCCAAAATCCTTATCCAGCCGAGGTAGGGTACGCAATATAGCGAGTCGTATCCTACGCCGTCGTCTCGGATATACCGGATACTTCAATATTTACAACATGCCGTTCAAGTTGCTGCCCTCCTTCGACTATACAGAGAAGAAGGACCTCTACCAAAGGGGGGGTATCAACAGCGGCAGCGATACCATCATGGATTACGCCAGGGACAACCGGCTGGATTTCTTTCTTTCAGATTGGAAAGCAAGCGAGACAGAGAACCTTACTGCGCTCACCCAATCACTGACTGATCCGAAGAGAAATGTGCAATTTGCCTATCTCTACATGGCAAGCATGGATGCAATCCTGCACCAATGGGGAACACAAGCAAAACCGGTTGAAGAGAAGATCAAATGGTATGAGGAGCAGCTTCGCACCTTGCTCGCCACTGCCCATGAACAGTATGAAGAGGTACGGGTACACCTGTTCTCGGACCATGGAATGACGGATATTGAGAGCACCTGTGATCTTATGCCCTATATCGAAAATACAGGGCTGGTGTTTGGAAAGGACTACGCTGCTGTGTATGACTCGACGATGGCCCGATTCTGGTACCTCAAACCCCATGCTGAGGAGATAATCAGGGAAGCTTTGAAATCGCTTGATTGTGGTGCCTTTCTCAGTCAGGAGACAATGAATCGCTACGGAATCGATTTTCCTGATAATCGCTATGGAGATGATTTCTACCTGCTGAACCCTGGGGTACTCTTGGTGCCAAGTCATATGGGAGAACGACCATTGAAAGGCATGCACGGATATGCCATAGAACACCATGCATCGGTTGCTTCCTATGCCTCAAATGTGCAAGTCGAGCAGAAACCAAAGCGCTTGGATGGCTTATACGCCATCATGAAAGGGGAAATTGACCGATGTCTGAAGCAAGAGCAATCCCGGTAG
- a CDS encoding STAS domain-containing protein, with product MQTIQEPQALVLIPEITTLTAANAKEFKAALEGHLEETKTMVIDLSSVTFIDSTGLGVLLFALKRLNQKEGELKLCNVTKPVRVLFELVRLHQIMEVYNSREEALASFSS from the coding sequence ATGCAAACTATCCAGGAACCACAGGCCTTAGTGCTGATACCGGAAATCACCACACTCACCGCAGCAAACGCGAAAGAGTTCAAAGCTGCGTTGGAAGGACATCTTGAAGAGACGAAAACCATGGTTATCGATCTCTCTTCGGTAACATTCATTGACAGCACAGGTTTGGGCGTCCTCCTCTTTGCACTGAAAAGGCTCAATCAGAAAGAGGGTGAACTGAAGCTTTGCAACGTCACCAAGCCGGTACGAGTACTGTTCGAACTCGTACGATTGCATCAGATCATGGAAGTCTACAACTCACGAGAGGAAGCTCTGGCCTCATTCTCTTCATAG